DNA from Solanum stenotomum isolate F172 chromosome 3, ASM1918654v1, whole genome shotgun sequence:
TAATGTGTTGCACCATATGTTCAGATAAAGTATCTCTTATTTTATGGATATTCCAAGTACCATCAAGTAAGAAGTGATTGACTAAggtatttatgttttttctacTATCAGGGTAAAACATAGCAAGAGGATCTTTACCACTCCAATTATCCCATCAGAAGCTACTTGATCCCCAGTTGATCTGCCAAATCATATGTTCTTCTGCCTGACTTCTTACTTGAGTCATCATTTTCCATTGATGAGAGTTACCTGAGTCccattttttagtagtgatacaatatttattttttaggaaGGTAGCCCAAAGAGAAGGAATAGATCTGAATTTCCACCACCTTTTTGTAGCTAAAACCATGCTTTGATCCTCCATACTCTTGATGCCAATTCCACCCTCTACTTCGAGATAACATAGGTTTCTCCATGAGCTTCAGTGATACTTCTTTTGACCTTGGTGCACTCCCCAAAAGAAATTTGCAAAGTGTCTTtcgaaaagtttgaaaattgctTTAGGAGGATTAAGAGCTGCGAGAGTGTATGTTGGGAGTGCTTGGAGCACATGCTTGATTAGAACTTTCTTCCCTCCATAAGACAATATTTTCCCTTGCCAACCTCCTAATCTTTTGATTACCTTGCTTACCATAATGTCAAAGTActcgattttttttcttccaacaTATATAGGACATCCAAGATAAGTAAATGGAAATTTCTTatccataaaccctaaactgtTCCTCATCCTGTTAATCCTGGTGGCAGTGGCTTTAGGAGCTGTAAGAGAGAAGCTTTTCTCACTATTCACCTTTTGTCCTGAGGTAAGTTCATACTTCTTTATTTGCTTCATCACAAGTTTGATAGATTTAGTTCTTCCACTGTTGAATATTACTATATCATCTGCATAAGCCAAATGGTTAATCTCTTTTAGACATAGAAAAAGGggtaaaattatcattttgaaGCATATTATTCAGAAATCTAGTAAGTACTTCAGCAACTAGAATAAATAAAGATGGAGATAAAGGGTCTCCCTGTTTAAGTCCCTGAGATGAAGTGAAGAAACCTGTCCTTGAGCCATTTATAATGATTGAATACCAAACACCTGAAACAAGGTTCAAAATCAAGTTGATCCAATTTTCAGAAAAGCCAAATTTCCTAAGAATTGATGTAACAAAGTTCCAAGACATTCTATCATAAGCTTTGGCCATATCCAATTTTATGACTATATATGTTACCACCCTTGTTAGGATGAGAAATAGattggatgatttcttgagcCAAGAGGACATTTTCAGTGATTAACCTGTCTTTTACAAAACCTGATTGATTTTCAGAAATAAGGTTAGGCAGAAGAGGGTTGAGTcttaaagtcaatttttttgaaataatcttATTAGAGAAGTTAGATAAACTAATGGGTCTGAACTGAGCAAAACAATCAGGAGTACTAGTCTTTGGAATTAGAGCTAGGCAAGTATGAGAAAATAATTTGGTGAGTTTTTTTCCTTGAAAAAATTCAATGACAAAGTCAGTAATATCCTGTTTTACGATATCCCAATAACTTTAAATAAAGAAGCCATTGAAACCATCTGTTGTACTATCTGCACTAAGGCTAAAGACAACTTCCTTGATCTCCTCCTGCAAGGGAAATTTAGATAAATTAGTGTTATCCAAATCAGTTATAACTCTGAGAATGCACTCCAGGATGTTGTGGTCTAGGACTGGCTTAGGAAGATTAAAAAGAGTCTCAAAGTGTTTGACGACAACTTTAGCAATTTTCTCCTCATTTTGAACCCATTTTCCTCTATTATTCTTGATCCTTTTTATCTAAAGCTTGATTCTATTGTTTCTAAGGAGGTAATGGAAATACTTTGAGTTTCTATCCCCTTCTTCGAAACATTTGATATGAACCTTTTGTTTGAGAATAGAATCTAATCTCATTAGTAATGTTTTGGAACTATTACTATTAGTTTACGTTGTTATTTAATACTAAAagtagaaagagaaaaatataataattttttcttgttttcataaattatattaGTTTACGATTTTCATAAGCAagcaaaaaatattactcctataaaatattgaaaaaattatctaactacaaaacttattttattatattctctaaaatttcctactatttaaatttatttttttacaaaactcCCTACTTTACGTGATGTATCGGtcagatacatcactttacgcgatgtatcggtcggatacatcactttacgcgatATATCGGGATGTTACTTTACGCAATGTATCAGAACGTTGAGGGATGTATCCGAAACCAGAACGCGATGTATCGGGACGTTTTGGGATGTATTcggattccaccaaatttaagaattttttgtaatttgaaaaaaagtagGGATAACACAATGGAATTTGTGTAAAATNCGAAACCAGAACGCAATGTATCGGGACGTTTTGGGATGTATCcggattccaccaaatttaagaaatttttgtaatttgaaaaaaagtagGGATAGGATGTAATTAGCTCATTCATAACACAATGGAATTTGTgtaaaatcttcaaaaatattttaacacaATTGCTATGTAGAAGTaatttccacaaaaaaaaaagaatttctaATGTGAAAATGTGACATGATTCGATTAGAAGAATTCCTAGAAAACCTATGGTTGTAAGGTGGGAAAAGAGAAGTAATTAAAAAAGGCAGGTACTAGATTCTTTAGGAGGATATGACAGCAAGAGGTgctaccatatatatatatatatatatatatatatacacactctACCTCTGCACTTGTAAAAACATGCATAGCCCGATATATAAGAAACATGCATAGCTAAGAGTCTTGTGTTGTGTTAACACACAAGTTAGCCACAGctagttttattttgtttgtttatcaTGAACCATCGTCATGCCTAGAGAACGCGATCCTCTCGTCGTTGGTCGTGTCGTAGGGGATGTATTGGACCCATTCACAAGAACTATTGGCCTAAGAGTTATATATAGGGATAGAGAAGTTAATAATGGCTGTGAGCTTAGGCCTTCCCAAGTTGTTAACCAGCCAAGGGTTGAAGTTGGAGGAGATGACCTACGTACCTTTTTCACTTtggtaatataatttttatcctttttaccTCTATAGCTTTGTTTTGGAAAataagttattatttctacGAGTTTCATAAGcaagcaaaaaatattataaaatttgtcTTTTTCGAAAGGTTATGGTGGACCCTGATGCTCCAAGTCCGAGTGATCCAAATCTGAGAGAATACCTTCACTGGTCCGTATCGTCTCCTTCCTCCCAATTCCTTATTCTCTCTTCTTTTAATCTGTTTCTTTTTTGCTTTCTACATTCCCATAATTATATTCTTTAAACAGCTTAGTTATATGATTAAGAAACATTTCATTATTGGATTAAAGTtgtatctatctatctatctatgtatgtataattaataatgtaaatattatttttatatcatcaCAAATCATAATAGGTAAGTTACAATTTTTATTATCTTATAATTATCCTAATTGAATAAATAACTTTTACACTATGGAATTttataaaccataaaccatgccatcacaattattttttttcatcatgttGGAGAGGAACACATGAGTGGGtcaaaaataagttaaataaaagTGAATAAGATATTTTCCCTATTAATATTTTACACTCATAAGAAATATGTTCCTTCATGaataatatgaatatattattcGTGACTTAAAAAATAGTCAAACGAGACATAAGGTAAAAGTCAAAATAAGTTTAATTGTTTAAACTCTCCGCTGACAAtcatatgaatattttaaattttgttgtatCCATCTAAATATCTACTTTTTAAGgaatgatatttatttataatattcatatttgatTCGTTgatggataatttttttttagggaaATGCTAAATgacaagaaatttaaaaaatttatgatatttttttaattttaaaataaactgattttttttatttttaaattaaaaggtattaaagttaaaaaagtaaaaaaaaaataaaaataacatcaataaaatatcattctagCTAAATTTTTtgggcaaaaaaaattgtactttttttttaatttaaaaaatatgattgtcAGGCCTAGTCATATCCTTCTAAATTGGGTGAGATTCTGCTACGCTGACCCTCTTATAATATTCCCCATAAAAACTTGCAGTAGTCTTTTAATGTGAAGGAAAAAGGGAACAGAACAAAATGTAGTGGACCAATAAATCTTTGTTCCAGAATCGTTTATAGCTAGTACGGATTATTCCCTGTGTGCTACAATCATGCCAAGCCATGTCGTTCattttttactcattttacataaatatcaagaaaaattgttgaattatttcttataaaaatatcaCTCAACATTACTCTCTCTGttcttaattacttgttcacttttaaattgacatacctattaaaaaaacaattattgacaCAGTGAATTTACCTTTTTAtacctattaattatgaagtggatgaattaaaattttaagaatttcaaaaaaatttacttttttcaaagtaattaattgagggtataatagataagaaaattttatcctttcttgatttgtcaaaatggacaagtaattaggaacaactataaaatgaaaagtggacaagtaattagggacagtgAGAATATCTAATTTGTACTCCTTCCCttcctatttatatgtcgttcttattaaaaatagatgctccttaatatttgtcatttcaaaAAACCAATACATAAATAACACTAGTTTccctattttacccttgagagTTGTAAGCcttgaaagtatgaatttgaaaaacatagaaaaattaaatgattaattcaatttaattaatcaaaataaattaatttaaatctaatttaaaatttgactttAAGAAAACACGAATTAAGAGCACAGTAAacttaattgatttcttaagagatgtaaaatataaaatagtgaTATAAATAGGAACAGAGGAAGAAGTTTTACTCTTATGGTTTGTTAAGGTGTGTGCTAAATGACAACATCTTTTTTGTCTCGTAAAGTGAACATCTCGTAGGTGTCGAGTAGGGGTGGCAATTTCAGcccatattaatgaaatgagtcaattttattcatatttaatgaCTTGGATCACTCATATTTTAATTGGGTAAATATGGGCTTCAAGTTATTTTAAGTGTCTCTATAAATATGAtcaaaatggataaaatatgaATATCTAATTGACTCATAATAGATCACTTAGTTTTCATTTCCACTCAAAATTCTTAATTatgctaaaaaataaaaaaattaacattaattttcaaaaaatcaactaattttcaaacttaattgaaaaaacagactttttttgtttttggaaaacaaaaaaaaataggaatagGTTGATGGAAggggagggggggagggggtaAATTTNNNNNNNNNNNNNNNNNNNNNNNNNNNNNNNNNNNNNNNNNNNNNNNNNNNNNNNNNNNNNNNNNNNNNNNNNNNNNNNNNNNNNNNNNNNNNNNNNNNNNNNNNNNNNNNNNNNGGGGAGGggtacatttttttaaaaaaatagattttttttgtttttggaaaacaaaaaaaaatagggatCAGTTGGTGGGAGGTGGGGAGGAGGGGATGGGGGTGCCCGGGACAGGGGATAAATTGATGTCATGAAGTCCCAGTTCACTTAGTCAAGGAAATATGAAGAGGTTTTAAATGGGTTAGAATCATTTTatccaaatcatatttgacCAAATTCATAGTTACTCATATTCTATTTGGATTGATTGTAACCCAAACTATTTTTGcttaattcatattcaatcCACCTAAATCCGATCCAATTCAACCATTTGCCACCACTCCCTAGTGGTGAGTGAGTGAATGCCATTGAATGAAAAGATTATCTGTTTTTGTCACCTTTACCACTAAAAGTTTtgtctctttttattatttgagTTCCTCCTGCACAAGATTTTACTTTTTGGATAAATTCTTTTAGCCAGAAATTTtggccagaatgatattttacctttttaaacatttatattcttttaattttaatatttttaaactataaaatggaaaaaagattagtttattttaaaataaaaaagatattatagtttttaaaaacttctgaccaaattttttgacaatttagcattaccctttattttttatatgccTTTCTTAGGAATCCAGAGTTGGTATAAATAGGATCTACTTGGctatgactttttttttccaCTTCATTTAAAAATCAGtgtttaatcatttaaattataattcatgTATTGAATATATAGGCTAttatactttttagaaaaaagtatttttaagcaattaaatattatttgtaaaaGATATAGCCAAATGCAACttcatcttcaatttcaaaatttgcaaataaagtcaaaaaatatttatacgaAGTCGGATGATATTaaaaattactcttttttttctttcctatttCTTCTTGTTATATACTATATAACTActtatcaacttttttttttattaatgacaGGTTGGTAACTGATATTCCAGCTACCACAGGTTCAAGTTTTGGTGAGAATCCTCTTTTTGTTAAttgtttgtttcttgtcttcCCATATTTTcgattatttactctttttaatacactctatttttgttcttatttagAAAATTAATGCATTCTTTTGacacatgaaaaaaattaataatgaaggaaTTTTTTGAAACTTTACGCTATGGATGAAGGTGCTCAATATtgtttacattttttaaaaagaactaattttaaaggaaaaattttaaaaaataatcattatcttatttaaaaattgacaaataatttgaaatatatatgtttataataGTATAGACAAATAATATGAAACTAACGGAGTAATGATAAAAGGAATTTATATTGAGTGGGCAATGTTGCGTTAAATCATGTTTGTCCTAGACTTTTAAAACCTAGGGAAGGGAATGAAATCTATTCTCAAACGTGATTGAGGTGCCCTATTAAGCATTCCTAAAAGATATGCTAACAATTAATATCCTTTAATTATGTCCCACACTAGCACGATTACCCCAAAAGTTCTTAAGTACTAGACTCTAAATCGTAAATCTATTGTATACATAACATTAAAAGATTACGTACCTATTTGGCTAAATTTTTAGAATAAGATAATTTAAAAGagtgttctttttttttctttcaaaaatgcTTTTCAAAAACACACTTCTGTTACTCTTCATAAACACTTATTTTCTCTCAAAAGTTTAGTCAAAtacctttattttttaaaataaacattttttgaaaaaagaaaaaaaaaacatttttagcTCACCAAAGGTTTAGGAGACTTGGGCTCTGCCATATGTGTTTTCCCATTCACTTTTCTTCGTCCaatattccaaaaataaatttccatttttatttatgattttttttaacatattaagaaaatatgatatatattgtTTTCTGTTTCATGCTCAtcattaatttcttattctccAAATCAATTCCTAAAACCTAAGAGCATACAACAATTGACATAGATATATTGTGATAAAACACCATAATAGttattgtatatttgtataccttttcaattctttaaaaaagaatgatccaCTTTCGTTTGGTTTAAGATCAGAagataaaaaaacattttgatacatatatttaacataactttaatttaataccacaaaattcaaattaaaagtgaaaacatGTGATGATGATTTGTTTTTGAAATGGAGGAAGTAGGTTGGATATATATCTACATATGTAGTCACTTGAAATGCATGGAAAATTGATACTTAAAACATATATACTATCTATAATTAGCTAGTGTATGAAAGTGAGGTTGGTTGATTATATGTACTTTGTAGGGCAAGAAATAGTGAGCTATGAAAGTCCAAGACCATCAATGGGAATACAtcgatttgtatttgtattgttCAGACAATTAGGTCGACAAACAGTGTATGCTCCAGGATGGCGTCAGAATTTCAATACAAGAGATTTTGCTGAACTCTATAATCTTGGTTTACCTGTTGCTGCTGTCTATTTTAATTGTCAAAGAGAGACTGGCAGTGGTGGACGTAGAAGGTCTGCTGATTGATATATATCTATAA
Protein-coding regions in this window:
- the LOC125857523 gene encoding protein HEADING DATE 3A-like translates to MPRERDPLVVGRVVGDVLDPFTRTIGLRVIYRDREVNNGCELRPSQVVNQPRVEVGGDDLRTFFTLVMVDPDAPSPSDPNLREYLHWLVTDIPATTGSSFGQEIVSYESPRPSMGIHRFVFVLFRQLGRQTVYAPGWRQNFNTRDFAELYNLGLPVAAVYFNCQRETGSGGRRRSAD